The genome window gatcggttaattctgaacacagttaCAAGAgagtgcacacttgtgcaaccacattatttctatgtatttttactttccctctgaaaaagatttttttaaaactcaattaaggtcaaattaatggtgggaaaagttctgaaatcttggtctcatttttatcatatcacaaaaacctggcatttaaacagtttttaaaaaataaactttttatatCTGCTGTAGTTAGGCCAACTTTGAGGCCAACACatatttagaagacattttaaGTCACCTTTTAGATTGACAATTTGTGAATGCTTCAACTGCTGAATTTTATCAAAAGCACTGTCAACGTCATCAAGGGTGAACAGAGTGAAATCTTCACTGTTGTTTCTGGACTAAATAGGAAAACATGAGAGTGATGTATTGTTACTGTATGGAAAACTGAACTTTTACGATACACGCACCCACGACTCCTTACCTGATAAAGATCATACATGAACATTTGACCCATCTTATAGACCGGTATCGTTGCATATATGGTACAATTCAAACCCAATTTCCCCACAGCATAAGGCAAAGCTCCAAGGTGTATAGGATCAGGATGGGAGAGAAGCACGGCGTCAATCTGATGAACATGCCTGCAAGCACAAATACAAACATCACACACTTTACATCATGATAAAGGATGTCACACCACTTTGCTTCCTACCTGGTGGCTCCATTTCCAGCATCTTTCTACCAATATTTCCAGTGTCACTCCTATGTGCATGCCCAAACCATCTCAATCTGGCCTAATTAGTTTGTCTCCAAACCTTCCAGTCTGTGTTGTCCCTCTGATGACTTCTTTCCTAATCCTGTCCATCCTCGTTACAGACAAAGAAAATCTCAGCATCTTCAACTCTTTCAACCACTAGTTCTCTCCCCTGGTCATTGCTACACGGCCCAAACCATACAACATTGGTCTCTATACCATTTTATAAGCCAGTGACTCGATCCCAAGAACATAATTTCCAACTGTCGCAATCCAGTTTTATAGACATTAAGAacaatacagaaaatgtattgttaaaatTACCCTTTAAAAACACACGTATCATATTTTTAGACATAACTAAACATGCCGGTCAGAGCACCTTTTAGGAACCTGAGGTTGAACATGACCACTGCCCGTATATAAAATTAATAGAGAAAAATGTAAACCACAACTGAACAAATACAGCCACAAAagtggtacaaaaaatggatggatggataggtggaATTTTACTTCTATCGCAGCAATGtcgtcttctttttaggaaggtGCAGCATCAATTGTTCATCTTTCAGGGAAATGAAGgatgcagacaagtgcaacCGTTAAAGTTtgaattattatgttttataaaaaaaaaattaaaatgtaaaataaaaaaatctggcatttgttATGTGAGAGGCTGTTAAAATGCTGCGGAAAGTTGCCTTTGCACTGatattcaaatgagtttgatgaAGTGCCAAAAGCATGTCGCTAGCtagtttgtttacagagtagtCGTCCAAAGAGCGCGATACACTTATACTTCCTGTCCTTTACCTAATGTGTTCTGTGTAGGAACCTTTACATGCACCAAACCCTTAAGTAATAATGTTGCTGACGCATGCCTGATGCATGCCTGTCAATTTTTTGGACAGAATTTGAACACCTACATGAGTCAGAACATGTTGTAGTACACAGgtatcaaactggtggcccgggggccagatccggcccacaacatcattttatgtggcccgcgaaagcaaatcatgtgtgtcgacttcatgtttcttgtgaaaataccaaaattggtgtctttacttgtataatgttgagatattgcaagcattttatgttaccaatcccctttttgaaataaatgtaataattgttgaacatttgttattggcttctgattttgaaactagttatccatcaatttgttgtgtatatgtcattatatgagacaatattttatatgggttcacactCACAACGGCCCTCCGTGGGCCACACGCTCCATCTCTCTAAACAGTTGATCCCAAAGTACTTGAACGCCTGCACCTTCCACAGCTCTACTCCTTGTAACCCCCTCCTAAATAGAAGAAAGATTTCCTAATTACCGCTTTATGGCATCGATGATGTCCATTGAGAAGTTTTCGTCCCAGCCACAGTCCAAAAGGATGCGGAATTCGTCCACCTGAAGAAGGTAGCAGAGGGCAGACTCCTCCTGAACTCCTGACAAAGCTGTCAGCTTGATAATGGACGTCATTGTGGCTCATCCACTTGTCTTCACGCTGTAAGAAAAGTCAGGTTACAAACCAACCTCAGAAACAGAACCTTACATGCTACATTGGCTTAATGGGTGTCTCGAAAGACACAAAGGGAAGCTATCGTTATCTCAAACTGTATCGGTCGACGTAGTAATTTTAATACATGCAACTTTATCTGCTAATTTGTTAGCAAACAggattaatattaatatatatatatatgtatatatatatatatatatatatatatatatataacgcaATAACGGATCATGCTTGAACAACTACCCGGCAATTCTACTAGCTAGCTACATTTAAGCTTCTGCGCGCACTAATTTAAATAACGTTGGGATTGTAAACGTACCATTCATTTAGATAACGTTGAAATATTTAATAGGGGCAGTTctataaaacaattatttgttaAATTTCGTTTTTAGGACATTTTGGCTAGCGTCGTAGCATCGTCGCGAGCAGCCATGTTTGCCGCTGCATCATGTGGGTCAAAGTGCACGGGCGCCTGCTAACTCGCTATCAAATACACACTAATATAACCAATAATTTATTGCTTTCGTTAACATGAAATTATTCGACGTAAATTAAAGAAATTAAATTCTtaaactgaaactttagagGTACTTGGaaacatttaattcattattttgatgCCTGTTTATTGCTTTAACGACCCTCCCTTGCCGGCACAGATGGTATATTCCAATGTCCTCTGTCTAGTGAGTGGATAGCAGAAGGCCGTACATAGCTTTCTGTAAACAAAaggtaatattttgttgttgttaaactgTGTTTACTCCGTGATTATTAACCTCTATAAATGCTGTCTGCTCTAACTGCGCACTAATTATTGCCATATTCAGAATAAATGTAAACTAAGTGTGCCATTCAGTGCTAATGATAGCTAGGTGATCAGCTCGTGTGATGCTTTCAGTGAAGTAGTAAATTGGTTGTAAAAGAAACACTTTTGTATGGTACTTTTGTCATTGTACAATGTCCTCTAAATGGGCGTCGGTTTACTCTTCAGTCTCTCTTAAATCGCTTTCTGTGGTTGTCTCAAGTTGGAAATGACCATCGGTCGTGTAGAAGTGATTGCTACAATGCCATTTATTATAagtacagtacttttcagtTTGTTTAGGATATCACATAAATCAACAGCAGTCGCCGGTTTAAGTAACCATACTTCAGTCAGCACGGTCACTATAGCAAAATTGCAGCTTCATATTTACTGATGAATGTTTGAAATTTTTAAATGGGGACATATAGAAATTTAAATCTTAATAGTTAATAGATTAGTCTCTTGAGGGCCTGCATAGCCATCAAGTGTGaagttaaacaaaatatttacaaatgtgaCAGAAGAACCACCCCTCAAAATGGTGCGATTTGAACTTAACTGTTACAAGTGGATATTAATTGTACTATAatatagggctgcaactaacaatgcatttaataatcaattaaccTATCGATTGCATTTTCGatgaattggatttaaaaaaaataaatgtcaatccctttattaaaatatggaacattatttcaaattgacagtgcagaaaatgcacgaACATATTGagcagttactggtttggtctgtaatgtcagaaaatgggcaaaaatgtcttattttgattaaacacaaaggtaatctgtctgctttcatagaggactacagaaatctgaatatttactgttaaaaGGCTGAAATTCCATGGATTTGGAAAATTTTAAACCGTATTTCCCAATAATCTATTAAAAGTTGTTGATTCATCAATCGTTGCACTAATACGaaattcatttatgtattttaactGGAGAATGTCCAGAGAACTTTTATGAAGATGCAGGGAACtgctttaaaatgtgaaaaaaaaaaaaaaagtgtgcaggGAACTGCTTTAAATTGTGAACAAATTGTGTGTATCTCCTTTTAACTCTGACTGCTGCTGTTAATATGCAGCAAGCATGGTCAACTTTGCAGTATTCGCCCGTGAGCACTGGATGAACTTACTGGTGCCCATGGGTTTCGTGATTGGATGGTACCTCGACAAACAACAGGACCAGAAACTGACCGCTTTCAGGAACAAAAGTGTTTTATACAGCAGGTTTGAAATAGTGTTGGATTCTACAATATATACTAGGATTGACTCTCAAAGTAAATGTGTGGATACATTTCTGTATTCCACTTCTCTGCAGGGAGCTGAAGCCTGGTGAGGAGGTGACATGGAAGTAGACTTCTTAATCCCGAGTGTGTGTCCACTATGTCTGCGGTGTGAATGGCTGATGGGTGGCCCTCAAATAAGAATATTTAAGAAGACTCGTGCGTCTTTATTTTTTAGTTGTATCAACCAACAATAAATGTACTTTCCCATCAaactcatgttttctttttattaaaaaaaaaatatctgatacTGGACAAGACACAGTTGCTCGGTTTCAACATTTATGATGCGCTTCAGATGTGCAGATGAGTTCACAGATTTGGAGAATAAGGTCACATTTAGTGTTCATATATGATCTACATTGTCAttctgcc of Phyllopteryx taeniolatus isolate TA_2022b chromosome 18, UOR_Ptae_1.2, whole genome shotgun sequence contains these proteins:
- the LOC133468722 gene encoding NADH dehydrogenase [ubiquinone] 1 beta subcomplex subunit 1-like is translated as MVNFAVFAREHWMNLLVPMGFVIGWYLDKQQDQKLTAFRNKSVLYSRELKPGEEVTWK